In Cydia strobilella chromosome 6, ilCydStro3.1, whole genome shotgun sequence, one DNA window encodes the following:
- the LOC134742332 gene encoding uncharacterized protein LOC134742332, with protein sequence METMNININKMKEEYKDQMKAQTEKLTTDLASTIDDKLKPLFEENKVLKDKVETLNNKVRSLEKETRRNNIILHGIDETEENNNELQKLVIEAFSTVSTAAGSEPFDKWELSDVYRLGRKQEKKRRPILVKLTLAWRRTELLKNNKKFPLDTYVTEDFPKDVLNTRKELKAKMQEEIKKGNNAVIRYDRLIIRERSNATEKRKRSPTITPTKKDSDEEVPQKAPNKIYKTNAFDLMNHPRANSYQSTSERSEE encoded by the coding sequence ATGGAGACCatgaacataaatataaataaaatgaaggaaGAATACAAAGACCAAATGAAGGCACAAACAGAAAAACTCACCACCGATTTGGCCTCCACAATCGATGATAAGCTGAAACCACTCTTTGAAGAAAATAAGGTACTGAAAGACAAAGTAGAAACTCTAAACAACAAAGTCCGAAGCCTGGAAAAAGAAACTAGAAGGAACAATATTATTCTTCATGGAATCGATGAAACAGAGGAAAATAATAACGAGCTCCAAAAACTGGTCATTGAGGCATTCAGCACGGTGAGCACAGCTGCGGGATCAGAACCGTTCGATAAGTGGGAACTGAGTGACGTCTACAGACTGGGCAGAAAGCAAGAAAAGAAACGTCGACCCATACTAGTAAAACTTACCCTCGCATGGAGAAGGACAGAACtgctaaaaaacaacaaaaagttTCCCCTGGACACCTATGTCACAGAAGACTTCCCAAAAGACGTCTTAAACACAAGAAAAGAACTCAAAGCAAAGATGCAAGAAGAGATCAAAAAAGGAAACAACGCAGTGATTCGCTATGACCGACTCATAATCAGAGAAAGATCGAACGCaacagaaaaaagaaaaaggtCACCAACGATAACACCAACAAAAAAAGACTCCGATGAAGAAGTGCCCCAGAAGgcaccaaataaaatatataagacAAATGCTTTCGATCTCATGAACCACCCAAGGGCAAATTCATATCAGTCCACGAGCGAACGAAGCGAAGAATAA